The following coding sequences lie in one Chelonia mydas isolate rCheMyd1 chromosome 6, rCheMyd1.pri.v2, whole genome shotgun sequence genomic window:
- the MUC15 gene encoding mucin-15, whose amino-acid sequence MLPSSGILFILLPVSLGWTRSNGHSSTVSTTNTDNNSTTDTTPPSHQGTSHQLGLTGTNRITPAISHVAPTTANKNATKSTVIESNTQSNSVAQRSTNGTGLFLTSNVDKGSTNTSAKNVNRISPSSTLSITMSDFSTATESNMPTNAGVSSKTEAKNFTSVTYKTSSIATISTKDFLKSSTEVSSTNSPSNRLTTLSTHQSSSVTTGFKTISQTTNVHQNFTNHSIVPSNPKEHNKENHHSAGVVLGVIVGAILGSALIGLIGYFICGKRKSGSFSHQRLYDDTRSEPVLRLDNSSHNVSFGDFSYYNPSTTNEPAAQNSRGRPYDGIPMGDMTSSQPPA is encoded by the exons ATGCTGCCTTCCAGTggaattctttttattttgctgCCGGTTAGTTTAGGGTGGACCAGAAGCAATGGTCACAGTAGTACAGTCAGTACAACAAACACTGACAATAATTCAACTACAGATACGACTCCACCTTCACACCAAGGAACTTCACATCAGCTAGGTCTTACTGGAACTAATAGAATAACTCCTGCTATAAGCCATGTTGCACCAACAACGGCCaataaaaatgcaacaaaaagtACAGTAATAGAGAGTAACACTCAAAGCAACAGTGTAGCTCAAAGATCCACTAATGGCACAGGGTTATTTTTGACTTCAAATGTGGATAAGGGTTCAACAAATACCTCTGCCAAAAATGTCAACAGAATCTCACCATCTTCGACACTATCCATAACCATGAGTGACTTTTCTACAGCGACTGAAAGCAACATGCCTACAAATGCTGGTGTATCCTCGAAAACGGAAGCCAAAAACTTCACTTCAGTCACCTATAAGACCAGTTCTATTGCAACTATCTCCACCAAAGACTTTCTAAAGAGCTCCACAGAAGTCTCATCTACCAACAGTCCATCAAATAGACTGACCACATTATCCACACACCAGAGCAGCAGTGTCACAACAGGCTTCAAAACAATTTCACAGACTACAAACGTACACCAGAATTTCACCAACCATTCTATAGTCCCATCAAATCCGAAAGAACACAACAAAG AGAATCACCACAGTGCAGGAGTAGTGCTTGGTGTGATTGTAGGAGCCATTTTAGGATCTGCATTAATTGGTCTGATTGGGTACTTTATATGTGGGAAGAGAAAGTCTGGCTCATTTTCCCATCAGCGACTTTATGATGACACAAGGAGTGAACCAG TTCTCCGATTAGATAATTCATCGCATAATGTGAGCTTTGGTGATTTCTCTTACTACAATCCCAGCACAACAAACGAGCCAGCTGCACAGAACAGCAGAGGAAGACCATATGATGGCATTCCAATGGGTGACATGACTTCATCTCAACCCCCAGCATAA